A single region of the Arthrobacter sp. zg-Y20 genome encodes:
- the argS gene encoding arginine--tRNA ligase — protein MTPEELSSAVTACLQDAIDAGDFSVELPGEVRVERPKNRDHGDWATNIALQLSKQAGMNPRQFAEILKGRLEKITGVAKVDIAGPGFLNITLDAGAAGELAKAIVDAGPAYGTSEILKGTRINLEFVSANPTGPIHLGGTRWAAVGDALARVFESQGADVTREYYFNDHGAQIDRFARSLLASAKGEPAPEDGYAGAYIEDIANRVLAAEPGIMELPDAEAQERFRAVGVDFMFGDIKESLHNFGVDFDVYFHEDSLHENGQVDKLLEQLKGSGNLYEKDGAWWLNSSEFGDDKDRVVIKSDGNAAYIAGDIAYIHNKRERGFDLNVYMLGADHHGYVARLKAAAAALGHDPECVEVLIGQMVNLVKDGKPVRMSKRAGTVVTLEDLVEAVGVDAARYTLARFSADSNIDVDLDLLTKRSNENPVFYVQYAHARTHALARNAEAAGVDDSAFDASLLNHPTESALLAALGQYPGVVAQASAFREPHRVARHLEVIAGTYHRWYDACRIAPQGDEEITDTNRTRLWLNLAARQVLANGLGLLGVSAPERM, from the coding sequence GTGACTCCTGAAGAACTTTCCTCCGCCGTAACTGCCTGCCTCCAAGACGCCATCGATGCCGGTGACTTCAGCGTCGAGCTGCCCGGGGAGGTCCGGGTGGAGCGCCCGAAGAACCGGGACCACGGTGACTGGGCCACCAACATTGCCCTGCAGCTGTCCAAGCAGGCCGGCATGAATCCCCGTCAGTTCGCGGAAATCCTGAAGGGCCGGCTGGAGAAGATCACCGGCGTGGCCAAGGTGGACATTGCCGGCCCCGGCTTCCTGAACATCACCCTCGACGCCGGCGCCGCCGGTGAACTGGCCAAGGCAATTGTCGACGCCGGGCCCGCCTACGGCACGTCCGAAATCCTCAAGGGCACGCGGATCAACCTCGAGTTCGTCTCCGCCAACCCCACGGGCCCCATCCACCTGGGCGGCACCCGCTGGGCCGCCGTGGGCGACGCCCTGGCCCGGGTCTTCGAATCCCAGGGCGCAGACGTGACCCGCGAGTACTACTTCAATGACCACGGCGCACAGATTGACCGCTTCGCCCGGTCCCTGCTGGCTTCCGCCAAGGGTGAACCGGCACCCGAAGACGGTTACGCCGGCGCCTACATCGAGGACATCGCCAACCGCGTGCTCGCCGCCGAGCCCGGCATCATGGAACTGCCCGACGCCGAGGCGCAGGAGCGTTTCCGTGCCGTGGGCGTGGACTTCATGTTCGGTGACATCAAGGAGTCACTGCACAACTTCGGCGTCGACTTCGACGTCTACTTCCACGAGGACTCCCTGCACGAAAACGGACAGGTGGACAAGCTCCTCGAGCAGCTGAAGGGCTCGGGCAACCTGTACGAAAAGGACGGCGCCTGGTGGCTGAACTCCAGCGAGTTCGGTGATGACAAGGACCGCGTGGTCATCAAGTCGGACGGCAACGCCGCCTACATTGCCGGCGACATCGCCTACATCCACAACAAGCGCGAGCGCGGCTTCGACTTGAATGTCTACATGCTCGGCGCGGACCACCACGGCTACGTGGCACGCCTGAAGGCCGCCGCCGCAGCCCTGGGCCACGACCCGGAGTGCGTGGAGGTCCTGATCGGCCAGATGGTGAACCTGGTCAAGGACGGCAAGCCGGTGCGCATGTCCAAGCGCGCAGGCACGGTAGTCACGCTCGAGGACCTGGTGGAGGCCGTGGGCGTGGACGCTGCCCGCTACACCCTGGCCCGCTTCTCCGCCGACTCCAACATTGACGTGGACCTGGACCTGCTGACCAAGCGCAGCAACGAGAACCCCGTGTTCTACGTCCAGTACGCCCACGCCCGCACACATGCCCTGGCCCGCAATGCCGAGGCGGCCGGCGTCGACGATTCCGCTTTCGATGCCTCGCTGCTGAACCACCCCACCGAAAGCGCCCTGCTCGCCGCGCTGGGCCAGTACCCCGGCGTCGTCGCCCAGGCCAGCGCCTTCCGCGAGCCGCACCGCGTGGCCCGCCACCTCGAGGTCATCGCCGGCACGTACCACCGCTGGTACGACGCCTGCCGCATTGCGCCGCAGGGCGACGAGGAAATCACCGATACCAACCGCACCCGGCTGTGGCTGAATCTCGCCGCACGCCAGGTCCTGGCCAACGGCCTGGGCCTGCTGGGAGTATCCGCACCCGAACGGATGTAA
- a CDS encoding FAD:protein FMN transferase, which translates to MHTVGFQAIGTAWTLSTPDPLEASVQAAVAELVQDYDRTWSRFRSDSTVARMADGAGSFELPGSAAGLLRLFDALNRLTDGAVNPLVGRSLEVLGYDAAYSFRVWGPSLPAAAWAETVSWTEAQGGSGAGGSGAGGSGAGVTVRTSAPVTFDIGAAGKGQLVDLVCGVLESAGVRRYVVDAGSDLRHAGAEPLRVALEHPYDPARAIGVLTLADRALCASAVNRRRWGEGLHHVLDARTGAPVDAVAATWAVAADAMTADGLATALFFADPQTLAAVFDFDYVRMFTDGRADYSPAMAGVLFP; encoded by the coding sequence ATGCATACCGTGGGCTTCCAGGCGATCGGCACGGCGTGGACGCTGTCCACGCCGGATCCCCTGGAAGCCTCCGTGCAGGCTGCCGTTGCGGAGCTGGTCCAGGACTATGACCGGACCTGGTCCCGCTTCCGCAGCGACTCCACGGTGGCGCGGATGGCCGACGGTGCCGGCAGTTTTGAGCTGCCCGGGTCCGCTGCCGGGCTGCTGCGTCTTTTCGACGCCCTGAACCGGCTCACCGACGGCGCAGTGAATCCCCTCGTCGGGCGTTCCCTGGAGGTTTTGGGGTACGACGCCGCGTACAGCTTCCGTGTCTGGGGACCGTCCCTGCCGGCAGCGGCGTGGGCGGAAACCGTGTCCTGGACCGAGGCTCAGGGCGGTTCCGGGGCGGGCGGTTCCGGGGCGGGCGGTTCCGGGGCGGGCGTGACGGTGCGCACTTCCGCTCCGGTGACATTCGATATTGGTGCCGCCGGAAAGGGGCAGCTGGTGGACCTGGTCTGCGGCGTGCTGGAGTCCGCCGGCGTCCGCCGTTATGTGGTGGACGCAGGCTCGGACCTTCGCCACGCCGGTGCCGAGCCGCTCCGGGTGGCCCTGGAACATCCGTATGACCCGGCGCGGGCCATCGGCGTGCTGACCCTGGCCGACCGGGCGCTGTGCGCATCCGCAGTCAACCGCCGCCGATGGGGCGAAGGCCTGCACCATGTCCTGGACGCGCGGACCGGCGCTCCCGTGGACGCAGTGGCAGCCACCTGGGCCGTAGCCGCAGACGCCATGACCGCCGACGGGCTGGCCACTGCCCTGTTTTTCGCCGATCCGCAGACCCTCGCGGCCGTGTTCGACTTTGACTATGTCCGGATGTTTACCGACGGCCGGGCCGACTATTCCCCTGCAATGGCTGGAGTCCTGTTCCCATGA
- a CDS encoding oxidoreductase codes for MSVNAPAAPRTLNTFLGRWTMYRLTVWLLLACVAWSFVLSFAGVLFYTPAELGATLLTAVASTLVTSRVAGLLLRTRPLTDSSLITGLLLYFLFWPGTGGAELGTVALAGAAATASKYVLAVRRRHIFNPAAAGAFVVALTGLGGAAWWVATPWMLVAVLPASLLVLYRNRLLPMAGVFALTAVVVLVFRFMANGESAADALVTVAGSYPLVFLAGFMLTEPLTLPPLRAQRLAEGVVVGVLFAVPLSLGPVAMSPELALLVGNALAFVLGQRGAVRLRLQATRELTPTAREVVFEPSRPVRFRAGQYLELAVKHFEPDSRGSRRIFSITTAPDEPGTVAVGLRVAAEAGSSFKTALMKMRPGAEVTATAVAGDFLLPRDPAKPVLMIASGIGITPFISQLRAVRGEGHGGTARAQTARDIVLVYAASDAAELAYADELREFGIRVLVCTPADPEIPEWTWLGAGLPDAAVLRQEVPDIASRAVYVSGSPRAVAAARKAVRSAGGRRIRTDPFLGY; via the coding sequence ATGAGCGTCAACGCACCGGCTGCCCCGCGCACCCTGAACACCTTTCTGGGCCGCTGGACCATGTACCGGCTCACCGTTTGGTTGCTGCTGGCCTGTGTTGCCTGGTCTTTTGTGCTCTCCTTTGCCGGGGTGCTCTTTTATACTCCGGCTGAGCTGGGGGCCACGCTGCTGACCGCCGTAGCGTCCACCCTGGTCACCAGCAGGGTGGCCGGGCTGCTGTTGCGCACCCGTCCGCTGACGGATTCCTCGCTGATCACCGGACTGCTGCTGTACTTCCTGTTCTGGCCGGGCACCGGGGGCGCGGAGTTGGGCACAGTGGCCCTTGCCGGTGCTGCAGCGACTGCGTCCAAATACGTGCTGGCCGTCCGGCGCCGGCACATCTTCAACCCGGCAGCGGCCGGCGCGTTTGTGGTTGCCCTGACCGGATTGGGAGGTGCGGCCTGGTGGGTGGCCACCCCGTGGATGCTGGTAGCCGTGCTGCCTGCCTCCCTGCTGGTCCTGTACCGGAACCGTCTGCTGCCGATGGCCGGAGTGTTTGCGCTGACCGCCGTGGTGGTCCTTGTGTTCCGGTTTATGGCAAACGGAGAATCTGCCGCCGATGCCCTGGTCACGGTCGCCGGCTCTTATCCGCTGGTCTTCCTGGCCGGTTTTATGCTTACCGAACCGCTGACCCTGCCCCCGCTGCGCGCTCAGCGGCTGGCGGAGGGCGTCGTCGTCGGCGTCCTTTTTGCCGTGCCGCTGTCCTTGGGCCCCGTCGCCATGTCCCCCGAACTGGCCCTGCTGGTGGGCAACGCGCTCGCCTTTGTGCTGGGACAGCGCGGCGCCGTGCGGCTGCGCCTGCAGGCCACGCGGGAGCTCACCCCGACCGCCCGTGAAGTCGTGTTCGAACCGTCCCGTCCGGTCCGGTTCCGTGCCGGCCAATACCTGGAGCTCGCGGTCAAGCACTTCGAGCCCGATTCCCGCGGGTCGCGGCGGATCTTCAGCATCACCACGGCACCGGACGAACCAGGCACGGTGGCTGTGGGGCTGCGGGTGGCGGCAGAGGCCGGCAGCAGCTTCAAGACTGCGCTGATGAAAATGCGTCCCGGCGCAGAAGTGACGGCGACAGCCGTGGCCGGAGACTTCCTGCTGCCCCGGGATCCGGCCAAGCCCGTACTGATGATTGCTTCCGGTATCGGCATTACGCCGTTTATCAGCCAGTTGCGCGCGGTACGCGGCGAAGGACATGGCGGAACGGCACGGGCGCAGACGGCAAGGGACATTGTCCTGGTTTATGCCGCGTCCGATGCTGCCGAACTGGCCTACGCTGACGAGCTGCGGGAATTCGGGATCCGGGTGCTGGTGTGCACCCCGGCTGATCCCGAAATCCCGGAGTGGACATGGCTTGGTGCCGGCCTTCCGGACGCCGCAGTGCTGCGGCAGGAAGTTCCCGATATCGCCTCCCGGGCGGTGTACGTTTCGGGTTCGCCCCGGGCTGTGGCGGCCGCCCGCAAGGCGGTCCGCAGCGCGGGAGGGCGGCGAATCCGGACCGATCCGTTCCTGGGGTACTAG